A part of Aegilops tauschii subsp. strangulata cultivar AL8/78 chromosome 2, Aet v6.0, whole genome shotgun sequence genomic DNA contains:
- the LOC109744448 gene encoding uncharacterized protein isoform X1, with protein sequence MIRAASPRPPSAVQLRSSAASSSSSASPFRARGSGSRVAATGGRRRRNAISCCASDDREGARGAAPPAPAPTAPSDGSIQLYSQIEKVITEAAKQSNQGWSSTGDWTEIEGAWVLRPKSSEPSFVVHFIGGIFVGAAPQVTYRYFLERLADKGALVIATPYASGFDHFFIADQVQFKFDRCLRNLVEPVNDLPTFGVGHSLGSVIHLLIGSRYAVQRSGNILMSFNNKEASLAIPLFSPVIVPMAQSFGPILSQLTSSPTIRFGAEAAIKQIENLGPPVVKQLLPLIQQLPPLYMDLVKGREDFIPKPEETCRLIKSYYGISRNLLVKFEDDQIDETSIIAQVLSSESAISSLLDMSIRSLPGDHGLPLQQVLPDVPPGMADAVSRGGELLANLTTGTPWEAVAKEVGTTFGTDSDVLRAQAPEDVNALVDVIVSWIASNSGPKLLRS encoded by the exons ATGATAAGGGCGGCGTCTCCGCGGCCTCCGTCCGCCGTGCAGCTAcgcagctccgccgcctcctcctcctcctcggcgtcCCCCTTCAGGGCGAGGGGGTCCGGAAGTAGAGTCGCGGCGAcaggtgggaggaggaggaggaacgcTATCTCCTGCTGCGCGTCCGACGACCGGGAGGGGGCCCGCGGCGCGGcgcctccggctccggctcccaCGGCTCCTTCCGACGGATCGATACAGCTCTATTCCCAGATCGAGAA GGTGATCACGGAGGCGGCGAAGCAGTCCAACCAGGGTTGGAGCTCTACCGGAGATTGGACCGAAATCGAG GGGGCGTGGGTGTTGAGGCCCAAGTCCTCGGAGCCCTCGTTTGTCGTTCATTTCATTGGTGGGATTTTCGTCGGGGCTGCGCCGCAGGTCACGTACCGCTACTTCCTTGAGCGTCTCGCAGACAA GGGAGCTTTGGTGATCGCTACACCATATGCTAGTGGCTTTGATCATTTCTTCATCGCAGACCAAGTTCAATTTAAGTTTGACAGGTGCTTGAGAAACTTGGTAGAACCT GTGAATGACCTTCCCACATTTGGTGTTGGGCACTCGTTGGGATCTGTCATCCATCTTCTGATTG GATCAAGATATGCTGTGCAGCGAAGTGGAAACATACTGATGTCATTCAATAACAAG GAGGCAAGCCTGGCGATTCCATTATTTTCACCTGTAATCGTTCCCATGGCACAGAGTTTTGGCCCAATATTATCCCAGCTGACATCATCTCCAACAATCCGTTTTGGG GCTGAAGCGGCTATTAAGCAAATTGAGAATCTAGGCCCTCCTGTTGTTAAACAACTTCTTCCCTTAATTCAACAACTTCCTCCACTGTATATGGACTTGGTAAAGGGCCGAGAAGACTTCATCCCAAAACCAGAGGAGACATGCCGGCTG ATAAAATCCTACTACGGAATATCTCGAAATCTCCTAGTAAAGTTCGAAGATGATCAAATTGATGAAACCTCTATCATTGCACAAGTGCTAAGCTCTGAATCTGCCATTAGCTCACTGCTTGATATGTCGATTCGCTCACTTCCTGGGGATCATGGCCTTCCATTGCAACAG GTACTTCCTGACGTTCCACCAGGAATGGCTGATGCAGTAAGCCGTGGAGGTGAACTCCTGGCAAATCTCACAACAGGCACACCATGGGAGGCTGTTGCTAAGGAGGTAGGTACCACTTTTGGCACTGACTCTGACGTTCTGCGAGCACAGGCCCCTGAGGATGTCAATGCACTTGTGGATGTAATTGTTTCATGGATAGCTTCAAATTCTGGCCCAAAACTACTTCGTTCATGA
- the LOC109744449 gene encoding UPF0496 protein At3g19330 → MPHTTTGAGRWIYRSNVFVPVGRWPLAYDAHQWAVLEYSSTSGPHALITCLLASFLLVACAPCAAHRRVESSSTSAMRPWERRDRDTDEGEEDDEAACSNAGANTSSANASTSSSTAPSSGGRRTGGGAAAAGGWGSSPVSGATINLSQEYTLAIQTSSYNEIWGKIHVIVDGERVDGGDQDEDEEDRGTLAGVLRPEDAVVERALGDAPDTELTRLAADYLRSTHNASLHCLFLRRALRRARALYGPITDVLALIPHATPLAVPHCDCAFDAFLLFDKIPNPFLPPAASFQGMHRSFAGLKTHLDLRLLKARRRRRLLRCATRGSGICLIGCATGAAIAGLVIVTHAITALLAAAPACAASRGSCCSTPAWMKRLQQHMDRLDAAARGAYVLNNDVDTIERLVGRLHATVESDKILVRLGLERGRGQHHTIEEVVRQLRKNHPSLLRQLADLEEHICLYFAAVNRARLFLVHYLDAQSDPNAELPL, encoded by the coding sequence ATGCCGCACACGACCACGGGCGCGGGCCGTTGGATCTATCGGTCAAACGTGTTCGTGCCCGTTGGGCGTTGGCCGTTGGCTTACGACGCACACCAGTGGGCAGTACTCGAGTACTCCTCCACCTCTGGCCCCCACGCGCTTATAACTTGCTTGCTTGCCTCGTTTCTGCTCGTTGCTTGCGCTCCCTGCGCAGCGCACCGACGAGTCGAGAGCAGCAGCACATCAGCGATGCGGCCGTGGGAGCGCCGGGACCGGGACACGGACGagggggaggaagacgacgagGCTGCCTGCTCCAACGCGGGCGCTAACACCAGTAGCGCGAATGCGAGCACGAGCTCGAGCACCGCTCCTAGCAGCGGCGGGAGGAGGACCGGcggtggtgcggcggcggcgggcgggtgGGGGAGCAGCCCCGTGTCGGGGGCGACCATCAACCTCAGCCAGGAGTACACGCTCGCCATCCAGACCAGCTCCTACAACGAGATCTGGGGCAAGATCCACGTCATCGTGGACGGCGAACGGGTTGACGGCGGCGACCAAGACGAGGACGAGGAGGACAGGGGCACCCTCGCCGGCGTGCTCCGTCCGGAGGACGCGGTGGTGGAGCGCGCGCTCGGGGACGCGCCGGACACGGAGCTCACCCGCCTCGCCGCGGACTACCTCCGCAGCACGCACAACGCGTCGCTGCACTGCCTCTTCCTCCGCCGGGCGCTGCGCCGCGCGCGGGCGCTGTACGGGCCCATCACGGACGTCCTCGCGCTGATCCCGCACGCCACGCCGCTCGCCGTGCCGCACTGCGACTGCGCGTTCGACGCCTTCCTCCTGTTCGACAAAATACCCAACCCGTTCCTGCCCCCCGCGGCCAGCTTCCAGGGCATGCATCGGAGCTTTGCTGGCCTCAAAACCCATCTCGACCTCCGCCTCCTCAAGGCCCGACGGAGGCGCCGGCTGTTGCGGTGCGCAACGCGCGGGTCTGGCATCTGCCTCATCGGCTGCGCGACGGGGGCCGCGATCGCTGGCCTCGTCATCGTCACCCACGCCATTACCGCGTTGTTGGCCGCGGCTCCTGCCTGCGCAGCGTCGCGTGGCTCCTGCTGCTCAACCCCCGCTTGGATGAAACGCCTGCAGCAACACATGGACCGGCTTGACGCCGCGGCCAGGGGCGCCTATGTGCTCAACAATGACGTGGACACCATTGAACGGCTGGTGGGCAGGCTCCACGCCACTGTCGAGAGTGACAAGATCTTGGTAAGGCTAGGGCTTGAGCGCGGGAGGGGGCAGCACCACACCATCGAAGAGGTGGTGCGGCAGCTCAGGAAGAACCATCCTAGCCTGCTACGCCAGCTCGCCGACCTCGAGGAGCACATCTGTCTCTACTTTGCAGCCGTTAACCGTGCACGGCTGTTCCTTGTGCACTACCTCGATGCTCAGTCTGATCCCAACGCTGAGTTGCCTCTCTAG
- the LOC109744448 gene encoding uncharacterized protein isoform X2, with protein sequence MIRAASPRPPSAVQLRSSAASSSSSASPFRARGSGSRVAATGGRRRRNAISCCASDDREGARGAAPPAPAPTAPSDGSIQLYSQIEKVITEAAKQSNQGWSSTGDWTEIEGAWVLRPKSSEPSFVVHFIGGIFVGAAPQVTYRYFLERLADKGALVIATPYASGFDHFFIADQVQFKFDRCLRNLVEPVNDLPTFGVGHSLGSVIHLLIGSRYAVQRSGNILMSFNNKEASLAIPLFSPVIVPMAQSFGPILSQLTSSPTIRFGAEAAIKQIENLGPPVVKQLLPLIQQLPPLYMDLVKGREDFIPKPEETCRLIKSYYGISRNLLVKFEDDQIDETSIIAQVLSSESAISSLLDMSIRSLPGDHGLPLQQVLPDVPPGMADAVSRGGELLANLTTGTPWEAVAKELVWCVLFRKCIKLCCANDG encoded by the exons ATGATAAGGGCGGCGTCTCCGCGGCCTCCGTCCGCCGTGCAGCTAcgcagctccgccgcctcctcctcctcctcggcgtcCCCCTTCAGGGCGAGGGGGTCCGGAAGTAGAGTCGCGGCGAcaggtgggaggaggaggaggaacgcTATCTCCTGCTGCGCGTCCGACGACCGGGAGGGGGCCCGCGGCGCGGcgcctccggctccggctcccaCGGCTCCTTCCGACGGATCGATACAGCTCTATTCCCAGATCGAGAA GGTGATCACGGAGGCGGCGAAGCAGTCCAACCAGGGTTGGAGCTCTACCGGAGATTGGACCGAAATCGAG GGGGCGTGGGTGTTGAGGCCCAAGTCCTCGGAGCCCTCGTTTGTCGTTCATTTCATTGGTGGGATTTTCGTCGGGGCTGCGCCGCAGGTCACGTACCGCTACTTCCTTGAGCGTCTCGCAGACAA GGGAGCTTTGGTGATCGCTACACCATATGCTAGTGGCTTTGATCATTTCTTCATCGCAGACCAAGTTCAATTTAAGTTTGACAGGTGCTTGAGAAACTTGGTAGAACCT GTGAATGACCTTCCCACATTTGGTGTTGGGCACTCGTTGGGATCTGTCATCCATCTTCTGATTG GATCAAGATATGCTGTGCAGCGAAGTGGAAACATACTGATGTCATTCAATAACAAG GAGGCAAGCCTGGCGATTCCATTATTTTCACCTGTAATCGTTCCCATGGCACAGAGTTTTGGCCCAATATTATCCCAGCTGACATCATCTCCAACAATCCGTTTTGGG GCTGAAGCGGCTATTAAGCAAATTGAGAATCTAGGCCCTCCTGTTGTTAAACAACTTCTTCCCTTAATTCAACAACTTCCTCCACTGTATATGGACTTGGTAAAGGGCCGAGAAGACTTCATCCCAAAACCAGAGGAGACATGCCGGCTG ATAAAATCCTACTACGGAATATCTCGAAATCTCCTAGTAAAGTTCGAAGATGATCAAATTGATGAAACCTCTATCATTGCACAAGTGCTAAGCTCTGAATCTGCCATTAGCTCACTGCTTGATATGTCGATTCGCTCACTTCCTGGGGATCATGGCCTTCCATTGCAACAG GTACTTCCTGACGTTCCACCAGGAATGGCTGATGCAGTAAGCCGTGGAGGTGAACTCCTGGCAAATCTCACAACAGGCACACCATGGGAGGCTGTTGCTAAGGAG CTTGTGTGGTGTGTTTTGTTTCGAAAATGCATTAAGCTCTGTTGTGCTAACGACGGCTAG